The Trichomycterus rosablanca isolate fTriRos1 chromosome 13, fTriRos1.hap1, whole genome shotgun sequence sequence taaaattaaaataaatgcagtaaCAAGAAAAATGGATGCATAAATCCAGATTCaccatgtgtacatgtgtataatattatataaaataaacataaatccaAATTTACCGTGTGTATGTGAGTAGAAATCTGAGTACTGAGGTCTGATGactgaattaattaatagtttatttattagtcATTTGGGCTTTAAATTTCATAAAACATatcaaataaatgtatataaactttTATAGTCATTACTGAATATTACAGCAAAAACCACCGGCTCTAATTTTGAGTCGGCTCATCACTTTGATTCAAGAGTCGACTCGTTCATGAACGGTTCGTCACATGTTGACATACCCTACCAACATGGCGACGTAAGATCTCTTCTTGCTAGCATTTGCAAAACATTGCGGTTTAAActaataaaggaataaatacatagTAACACTAATTCACGTGAGTATTTttgcatgaataaataataattctgaGAGATGTTTGTAGTGACGACGTTAGCAAGAtgatgttttgtttgtgtttagctgcTAATAGTAACAAACCTGTGTGTACATTGGTGTCTGTCTGCATTAACACACGATCATTTATTTCGAAAGTCGTTCTTTTTATGCATATCAGGCTTCTTCTGCACTGTGTGACAGGTTAAAGGAGAAAGTATTAAGTCACCACGAAATATCCCTACCTGTATAATCTGTAAGTattgatgatggtggtggtggtggtgatgtcTAGTATCCCTATAGCTGTTCAACTTAGTTGAGATTTTGCAGTTTTACAGGCCAAAGGGTTACAAACAAGGACTGGACTTGCAAGGGCTGTGTCAAAACCACTGCAGCAAAATGACCCCAACATTGATCCACCAGACCCCTTAATGTAGTAGGTCAAGCATTCAGGCTTGTACTGTTCTCTTGGCGTATGCCGTACAGGCACAGGCAGAGTTGTATCTCAAGACACAGTGAACCCACCTATGCTAACATCTCGCCATATAGTTTTAAGACTGGCATTACCATAagcagttatttttttattcagtgcTGGGAGAGATGGAGGAAGACAGAGACCTGCAGGTCCTCCAGGAAGTGGAGGAAGACGCTGAGGATGAAGAGGACAACGATGACGAGGCTTTTGACTGGGTTGCACAGGAAGGTGCAGGAGAGCTGGACCTGCCCGCTGAAGAAGAGGCTGATTCTGAGTTTATCTCGGACGCCCCAGCTGAGCGCAGCGGCCATGTGGCTGTGATGGACAGGAACTGCATGTATGTCTGGGGAGGGTATAAGGTGAGCACGTAGCCACTCACACTTTCCAACAGCATGCCAGTAGGTGAATTGCACTACTTTAGGTTCCCGCTGGATGTAAGGGAATGAATCTGATTCTATGTGATCAGTGGTTATACTTTCCAAACTGTACTCCCACCTTGCAACTTTCTCATTCATTTgagggacgttgtagcctagtgggttaaggtactagactagtaatcagaaggttgtcggttcaagctcCATCATTAccaggttgttgttgttgttgcaaccctgaccaggatgatgaTGTTACTGaagatatatatgtataattcTAACGCTGTAgggccaaaagaatgtggacacacCTACTGATTATTTACCACTAAATACACTAGCATTTAaaagccagaagtatgtggacacctgaccattagcttgttggacatgcacattaatataaagttgtaACTAATGTGGCTAacgaggggtgtccacatacttttgaccaataGTTATAGAGTTGTTAGGTCAGGACAGGAAGGCTGACACTGTGCACAGCACCAGAAATACAGTAGTTACAACCTGTCACTATGATATGGCTTGTAAAACATCCAGTAAATATAAGTACTTGTCTGTGAAATACATGAACCTCTGTTCTACAGAACGCTGAAGCACCAGGCTTCTCCGATTTGTACCTGCCGAGGCATGAAATCTGGATATTCGACATGGAAACCAGAAGATGGTAAAAGCGCACCTGATATATTTTATACCTGTAAACAGACACACGAAAAGAAACCCGAAAATAATGACCTGTTGTTACACTCGTAGGAGAAGGCAGGTGTCGGGAGGGGACCTTCCTCAGCCGATGTCGGGAAGCTGCGGCGTATGCGTGGAGGGCGTTCTGTATCTCTTTGGAGGCCATCATGCTAGAGGGAATACTAACTGGGTAAGATACAGCGTCACCGCATTACGGTGGTTTGCGGGTAGGTTTGTTTCCATACAGGATACCGTACAGGATCCCAATCCACATTGTTCTGTAGATAAATATGACACATTAGGCAAAGtcatttctattttatatacttttttagtTCAGTGTTATAATGATgtgagaaaataaacaaaaaatacaaatgaacacaaaaGCAACACAGTCCCCTCTGGGCCCTTGCTTAAATTTACCAGAATCTGATTCTCAGTTGCTTCTAACGTGCTAAAACGACATTTGTACCATCTGTAATCAAACCAAAACCTTTGAGGCATTTTACATGAACACGCAGGTATTCTCGTGGCCCTGCTAAAATTTACCAGGATCCGATCTCCAgttcatacatttattttatttaattaaagcaaCTGATGGTTAAAAGCTCATAATGAACCTAGATTTCTGACCAACGTCTTCAAACCTTCCCACAGTAGCCTGACTAGTTTGGTAGACTAACCTGCTCGCCTTGTTTCGATTGTTGTGTTGCATTTTTCAGATTTATCGTCTCCCTCTGAGGGCCTCCAGCTTCTGCTGGGAGAGGATGAAGGACCTGAAGGGTTTGGCTCCGACGGCTAAAGACAAACTGGGATGCTGGGTATACAAGAACAGGTCTGTATGATGATTACACATCAATTGTTAATTGAGGCTTCAGTCATTTTACATAAGATaccagtaaataaaaataaaataagaatctaGCATTAACAGGATATACTAaaccagggttttttttattttttaagtgacccacattttgtccatgatttttactcaGACAACACTACCAATGTATCAAAATGAAATAtggttaataaaaatagtgACAATCTGGTCCAACTGTGGTTTataagatgtaacgtaaagcctccacaagggggcattatGTGCCAGTTAaaattcgtttatttattatttaattactacTATTTCTCTCTGCAACCCATGTTCTTGGCTAAAAACCAACCTGTACATATTAGATGGACTAAATAAGAAACAATAATGTCCCATGTCCACATGTAAGTAAAAGCGACCTTGAAGTTGAAGAATGGTTTATATGACATGATTAttgatttttctttattatacaGGTTGGTGTTTTTTGGTGGATACGGCTACGTGGCACCGGCGGGCCATCGAGGAACGTTCGAATTAGACGAGAATTCGCTCATGGTGGGCGACTAAAGagcttttagttttattttagttCCGGAAATTGTAGCGAGATTTAAAACCGCGTTCTGTTCTAGGGTCACCACCAAGGACGAGGCTGGAACAACCACATTCACGTTCTCAACCTAGAAACGTCAACCTGGAGTCAACCAGACACAAAGGTGGCCAACGTTGATTACCTTGCTGAATAATCAAAATCCCAagtgggtggctcggtgggtagcactgtcgcctcacggcaagaaggtcctgggttcgactccaAGGTGGAGCAGGATtccccgggtcctttctgtgtggagtttgcatgttctcctcgtgtctgtgtgggtttcctccgacagtccaaagacgtgcaagtgaggtgaactggagatacaaaaactGACTGtggctcctggaggaaacccacacagacatggggagaacatgcaaactcgattgacctgggaatcgaacccaggaccttcttccagGGAAACGTTCAATCGAATATTTTACTCTCCACAGGGAAACGGTCCTACCCCGCGGGCGGCTCACGCTTGTGCTACTCTGGGAAACAGAGgttatgtttttggaggacGATATTTGGTGAGGAcgatattttactatttattatttggatatacgagggatcttcaaaaagtttccgcacttttatattgtggttagaaacggtgagggtgggaggagtaataatcagtcgtgtctgagagagcttatagttcagatttagctccatctgatttccacttttttggacactcaaagaagctttaagggaactAATGtgatcatgtgatgatgatgtgaaagcagcggtgcatcagtggctggaaggtgactgtagagaagtggtgtcatttgtttttgaaattcttaataaataaagtttatataAGTGCAGAATCTTCATGAAGATCTCTCGTATCTTAGTCATTTAtgaatattaatttatatttaatttggaGGACGATATGCATTAATACGGAGCACATCTCTCTGACAGGATCATCGTCTGAATGATCTGTACTACATCAACCTGGACACCTGGGAGTGGAGTGAAATGTGAGCTGGAACACATACACACGAAGTTCTCCGTTCCGTTTTGTTCAGTAATTCCATACGTTTATGTTGCctgttctttatttattgaGCCGTAGGTGTTGAATAAAGTGCTTATAGAAACACAACTCGGCAccgtgtagatcagggttttccAAACCCTGGAAAGGGTCGCGAGTCAAAAattgggttgcagagaaaaataataatacattaaaaacgCTTTCTTGTGGAGGGTTTATGTTGTACACCACAGTGGGCCGGGCCGGGCGCCTTTACGGACAATTACTGGCTCATCTGAAGGGTGGGAATGCCAGAGGGGACTTCTCATAACTAAAGcggctacgacctctgctgaccgattgatgccgcctgcttTGACTGATTGAGAccggggataatggggatcggtgtgtgactctcagtgcgcgatacagatctccgtatgaaccctccATTTCCATTTGTgccatttagcggacactttttaTACAATATGAGCAATcgaggcaagccgtagcctagtggttagggtactggactagtaatcaaatggttgctggttcaagactcaccactgccaagttgctcagggccttgctcaagggcccttaacccttaattgctcagattgtataccgtcacagtactgtaagtcactttggataaaggtgtctgctaaatgctgaaaatgtaaatgagggttaggggcctaacagtgacaacttggctgTAGTGAGGCtagaaccggcaaccttctaattattagtctggtgctttaaccactgagcaccACTTGTGTATTGGTGCGGCCCTACTCAGTCAGGAGTGAAGGTCAGCAGCAGCAGAAGCAGAAGTAGCGATAATGTGATCGGAtacttggatatgactaaattggccATTTTCCATTCAGTTTATCAAGTTTTACAGTGTTACTTTGTGGCATTAATGTTTAAGTCCTGGTTAGTGATGATAATGGGCGATGGGTCcaaataaatagggctagtttgaatGCACCCATGCAAGTTTTATGAATCAGAAACAGCTGGATCATAgatgtcactgtccacagtcgagtgaGCTCTACATTGCCATGGTTGTAGAGGCTGCGGTGACCCTGCTTCTGCATTTTTGGCCCATGTAATTAGCCGTGTATCTGTGCTTACTATAGTTTAGATGCCAATTTAGATGCAGGGGATTTTTTTTGCATGGGCGCCTCTGAGCCCATGGTGATATAAAGctagcttgactgtggacagagtGGAACAAAGTGATTGATCGTTCTACTATTGATACCATTATTGTCATTGAATCAATTCCTAATCTGCTGTGTGTGAAGCTAAATTCATT is a genomic window containing:
- the klhdc2 gene encoding kelch domain-containing protein 2, translating into MEEDRDLQVLQEVEEDAEDEEDNDDEAFDWVAQEGAGELDLPAEEEADSEFISDAPAERSGHVAVMDRNCMYVWGGYKNAEAPGFSDLYLPRHEIWIFDMETRRWRRQVSGGDLPQPMSGSCGVCVEGVLYLFGGHHARGNTNWIYRLPLRASSFCWERMKDLKGLAPTAKDKLGCWVYKNRLVFFGGYGYVAPAGHRGTFELDENSLMGHHQGRGWNNHIHVLNLETSTWSQPDTKGNGPTPRAAHACATLGNRGYVFGGRYLDHRLNDLYYINLDTWEWSEMSVPQHGPVGRSWHSFVPVSSDHVFLFGGFTTNRETLSDAWLYCAATNEWKQVDHGHTRSPRLWHTACAGPDGEVLVFGGCANNLLSHQQASHSNELLIFSVQPKSLLRCCMEAVVQYRQQLESMWDCLPKHLLHIVHQRIGTVNTEGS